A genome region from Staphylococcus capitis subsp. capitis includes the following:
- the lysS gene encoding lysine--tRNA ligase: protein MSEEMNDQMQVRRQKLQELIDLGIDPFGHRFDRSATSNELKEQWDQFSKEELHEKEDESHVAIAGRLMTKRGKGKAGFAHIQDLEGQIQIYVRKDQVGEEQFDIWKIADLGDIVGIEGVMFKTNTGEISVKAKSFTLLSKSLRPLPDKFHGLQDIEQRYRQRYLDLITNEDSTRTFINRSKIIQEMRNYLNKQGFLEVETPMMHQIAGGAAARPFVTHHNALDATLYMRIAIELHLKRLIVGGLEKVYEIGRVFRNEGVSTRHNAEFTMIELYEAYADYHDIMDLTESMVRHIAQEVFGSAKVSYNDEEIDLESSWRRLHIVDAVKEATGVNFYDVKTDEEAVSLAKEHGIEITENMKYGHILNEFFEQKVEETLIQPTFIYGHPIEISPLAKKNPEDPRFTDRFELFIVGREHANAFTELNDPIDQRERFEAQLVEKEQGNDEAHEMDEDYIEALEYGMPPTGGLGIGIDRLVMLLTDSPSIRDVLLFPYMRQK, encoded by the coding sequence ATGTCAGAAGAAATGAATGACCAAATGCAGGTCCGTCGTCAAAAACTACAAGAATTAATAGATTTAGGAATAGATCCGTTCGGTCATCGTTTTGATCGTAGTGCTACTTCTAACGAGTTAAAAGAGCAATGGGATCAATTTTCAAAAGAAGAATTACATGAAAAAGAGGACGAAAGTCACGTTGCAATTGCAGGTCGTTTAATGACAAAACGCGGTAAAGGTAAAGCAGGATTTGCACATATCCAAGATTTAGAAGGTCAAATTCAAATTTACGTAAGAAAAGACCAAGTTGGAGAAGAACAATTTGATATTTGGAAAATTGCTGACTTAGGTGACATTGTTGGAATCGAAGGTGTTATGTTTAAAACTAATACTGGTGAAATTTCAGTTAAGGCTAAGTCGTTTACATTATTATCTAAATCATTACGTCCTTTACCAGATAAGTTCCATGGACTACAAGATATTGAACAAAGATATCGTCAACGTTATTTAGATTTAATAACAAACGAAGATAGTACACGTACATTTATTAATCGCAGTAAAATTATTCAAGAAATGCGTAATTATTTAAATAAACAAGGTTTCTTAGAAGTAGAAACACCTATGATGCATCAAATTGCTGGAGGTGCGGCTGCACGTCCATTTGTTACCCACCATAACGCATTAGATGCTACGTTATATATGCGTATAGCTATTGAATTACACCTAAAACGCTTAATCGTCGGTGGTCTTGAAAAAGTATACGAAATTGGCCGTGTATTCCGTAATGAAGGCGTATCTACACGTCATAATGCAGAATTCACAATGATAGAATTATATGAAGCCTACGCTGATTATCATGATATTATGGATTTAACTGAGAGCATGGTTAGACATATTGCTCAAGAGGTCTTTGGTTCAGCTAAAGTTTCTTATAATGATGAAGAAATAGATTTAGAGTCTTCTTGGAGAAGACTTCACATTGTTGATGCAGTTAAAGAAGCCACTGGCGTGAATTTCTATGATGTTAAAACTGATGAGGAAGCGGTAAGCTTAGCTAAAGAACATGGTATTGAGATTACTGAAAATATGAAATATGGTCATATTTTAAATGAATTCTTCGAACAAAAAGTTGAGGAAACGTTAATTCAACCTACATTCATTTATGGCCATCCAATTGAAATCTCTCCATTAGCTAAAAAGAATCCAGAAGATCCTAGGTTTACTGATCGATTTGAACTATTTATAGTGGGAAGAGAACATGCGAATGCTTTCACAGAATTAAATGACCCAATCGATCAACGTGAACGTTTCGAAGCACAACTTGTTGAGAAAGAACAAGGTAACGATGAAGCGCATGAGATGGATGAAGATTATATTGAAGCGTTGGAATATGGTATGCCTCCTACAGGTGGATTAGGTATCGGTATCGATCGTTTGGTAATGTTACTAACAGATTCACCTTCTATCAGAGATGTACTATTATTCCCTTATATGAGACAGAAATAA
- the folK gene encoding 2-amino-4-hydroxy-6-hydroxymethyldihydropteridine diphosphokinase, translating into MVKAFLGLGSNIGERETQLKEAIRILNRFDNIKVTQISDIYETEPVGYTNQPNFLNLCVEIDTTLDPQSLLSCCLKTEQQLHRVRVKRWGPRTLDVDILLYEDQIIEEDNLSVPHPRMNERSFVLIPLNDIASNQIEPRTHLTIGNLVTADDTVKKYNK; encoded by the coding sequence ATGGTTAAAGCGTTTTTAGGTTTAGGAAGTAATATTGGAGAACGTGAAACGCAACTTAAAGAAGCTATAAGGATTTTAAATCGTTTTGATAATATTAAAGTGACTCAAATCTCTGATATTTATGAAACTGAACCAGTGGGATACACTAATCAACCGAACTTTTTAAATTTATGTGTTGAAATAGATACAACATTAGATCCTCAATCTTTACTATCATGTTGCTTAAAAACAGAACAACAACTCCATCGAGTAAGAGTTAAACGTTGGGGGCCAAGAACTTTAGATGTAGATATATTATTATATGAAGATCAAATTATCGAAGAAGATAATTTATCGGTACCACATCCGAGGATGAATGAACGTTCGTTTGTGCTTATTCCTTTAAATGATATTGCTTCGAATCAAATAGAACCTCGTACCCATCTAACTATTGGCAATTTAGTAACCGCAGACGATACTGTTAAAAAGTATAATAAGTGA
- the folB gene encoding dihydroneopterin aldolase, producing MNDIIFLNGMRFYGYHGVLPSENEIGQIFIVDVTLKVDLKDAGQSDDVADTVNYGEVFEEVKSIVEGRPSRLIEHLAERIAKRINSHYNRVMETKVKITKESPPIPGHYDGVGIEIVRENC from the coding sequence ATGAACGACATTATCTTTCTTAATGGTATGCGTTTTTATGGATATCATGGGGTGTTACCATCAGAAAATGAAATTGGTCAAATATTTATAGTAGATGTTACGTTGAAGGTCGACTTAAAAGATGCTGGTCAATCAGATGATGTTGCAGATACTGTAAATTATGGCGAAGTGTTTGAAGAAGTTAAATCAATTGTTGAAGGTAGGCCATCTAGATTGATTGAACATCTAGCTGAACGTATTGCAAAACGTATAAATTCACACTATAATCGTGTAATGGAAACGAAAGTTAAAATCACTAAAGAAAGTCCACCCATTCCTGGACATTATGATGGTGTAGGAATTGAAATAGTGAGGGAGAATTGCTAA
- the folP gene encoding dihydropteroate synthase: MTKTKIMGILNVTPDSFSDGGKFNSVDKATKRVKEMIDEGVDIIDIGGVSTRPGYEEVSLEEEMERVIPVVNALVQYDIQLSIDTFRSEVAEACLKLGATMINDQWAGLYDPKIFKVVAEYGAEIVLMHNGDGRREDPVVDEMLTSLLAQANKAEMAGIPQEKIWLDPGIGFAKTRDEENEVMARLDELVATEYPILLATSRKRFIKEMIGTDTTPLERDEATGATTAYGIMKGVKAVRVHNVQLNARLAHSMDFLKENEHERHYLS, from the coding sequence ATGACTAAAACAAAAATTATGGGCATACTTAACGTCACGCCTGATTCTTTCTCAGATGGAGGTAAATTTAATTCAGTAGACAAAGCTACTAAACGAGTAAAAGAAATGATTGATGAGGGTGTTGATATCATTGATATTGGTGGCGTGTCGACACGACCTGGTTATGAAGAAGTATCTTTGGAAGAAGAAATGGAAAGAGTTATTCCAGTTGTTAATGCACTAGTACAATATGATATACAACTTTCAATTGATACATTTCGTAGCGAGGTTGCTGAAGCATGTCTCAAACTAGGTGCTACAATGATTAATGATCAATGGGCAGGTTTGTATGATCCCAAAATTTTTAAAGTTGTAGCTGAATATGGTGCTGAAATCGTTTTAATGCATAATGGGGACGGTCGAAGAGAAGACCCCGTCGTAGATGAAATGCTTACGTCACTTCTCGCTCAAGCTAATAAAGCTGAAATGGCAGGTATCCCACAAGAAAAAATTTGGTTGGATCCAGGAATTGGTTTTGCTAAAACACGCGATGAAGAAAATGAAGTGATGGCTCGTTTAGATGAACTGGTAGCAACTGAATATCCCATTTTATTGGCAACAAGCCGTAAAAGGTTTATTAAAGAAATGATTGGAACAGATACAACGCCATTAGAAAGAGATGAGGCCACAGGAGCAACAACTGCCTATGGTATAATGAAAGGTGTTAAAGCTGTTCGAGTTCATAACGTTCAGTTGAATGCGCGGTTAGCTCATAGTATGGATTTTTTAAAGGAGAATGAACATGAACGACATTATCTTTCTTAA
- the cysK gene encoding cysteine synthase A, whose protein sequence is MAQKPVDNVTQIIGNTPVVKLRNVVDEDAADIYVKLEYQNPGGSVKDRIALAMIEKAEREGKIQPGDTIVEPTSGNTGIGLAFVCAAKGYNAVFTMPETMSQERRNLLKAYGAELVLTPGSEAMKGAIKKAKELKEEHGYFEPQQFENLANPEIHELTTGPELVDQFEGKQIDAFLAGVGTGGTLSGVGKVLRKEYPNVEIVAIEPEASPVLSGGEPGPHKLQGLGAGFVPDTLNTDIYDSIIKVGNDTAMDMARRVAKEEGILAGISSGAAIYAAIQKAKELGKGKTVVTVLPSNGERYLSTPLYSFDD, encoded by the coding sequence ATGGCACAAAAACCCGTAGATAACGTTACACAAATTATTGGTAACACACCTGTAGTTAAATTAAGAAACGTAGTTGATGAAGATGCGGCAGATATTTATGTAAAATTAGAATATCAAAACCCGGGCGGTTCAGTAAAAGACCGTATTGCACTAGCAATGATTGAAAAAGCTGAACGTGAGGGCAAAATTCAACCTGGCGATACTATTGTAGAACCAACAAGTGGTAACACTGGAATTGGTTTAGCTTTCGTATGTGCAGCTAAAGGTTACAATGCTGTTTTCACAATGCCTGAAACTATGAGCCAAGAACGTCGTAACTTATTAAAAGCTTATGGTGCAGAACTTGTATTAACACCAGGGTCTGAAGCGATGAAAGGTGCTATTAAAAAAGCTAAAGAGCTTAAAGAAGAACACGGTTATTTCGAACCACAACAATTCGAAAACCTTGCAAACCCTGAAATTCATGAACTTACAACTGGTCCTGAACTTGTAGATCAATTCGAAGGTAAACAAATTGATGCATTCTTAGCAGGTGTAGGTACTGGTGGTACTTTATCTGGTGTTGGTAAAGTCTTAAGAAAAGAATACCCTAATGTTGAAATCGTTGCGATTGAACCAGAAGCTTCACCAGTATTAAGTGGTGGAGAACCAGGTCCACATAAATTACAAGGTTTAGGTGCTGGTTTCGTACCTGACACATTAAATACAGATATTTACGATAGCATTATTAAAGTTGGAAATGATACTGCGATGGATATGGCACGTCGTGTTGCTAAAGAAGAAGGTATCTTAGCAGGTATTTCTTCAGGAGCTGCAATTTACGCCGCAATCCAAAAAGCAAAAGAACTAGGTAAAGGTAAAACAGTTGTAACAGTCTTACCAAGTAATGGTGAGCGTTACCTATCTACGCCTTTATACTCATTTGATGACTAA
- the hslO gene encoding Hsp33 family molecular chaperone HslO — protein MTHDYIVRGLAYDGEIRAYAATTTESVQEAQTRHYTWPTASAAMGRTMTATVMMGAMLKGDQKLTVTVDGQGPIGRIIADADAKGNVRAYVDHPQTHFPLNGQGKLDVRRAVGTNGSIQVVKDVGMKDYFSGASPIVSGELGDDFTYYYATSEQTPSSVGLGVLVNPDNSVKAAGGFIIQVMPGAKDETVTKLENAINEMEPVSKLIEQGLTPEGILNEILGEDNVQILDTTTAQFECNCSHEKFLNAIKGLGEAEVQSMIDEDHGAEAVCHFCGNKYQYTESELEDLLTAMK, from the coding sequence ATGACACATGATTATATCGTAAGAGGATTGGCTTATGACGGTGAAATTAGAGCTTATGCTGCAACTACTACTGAATCTGTACAAGAAGCCCAAACAAGACACTATACATGGCCAACTGCTTCAGCAGCAATGGGACGTACGATGACTGCTACGGTAATGATGGGAGCAATGTTAAAAGGAGACCAAAAATTAACTGTAACGGTTGATGGTCAAGGACCAATTGGAAGAATCATAGCTGATGCCGATGCAAAAGGTAATGTACGTGCATATGTAGACCATCCACAGACGCATTTCCCTTTAAACGGACAAGGCAAATTAGATGTTAGACGTGCAGTAGGTACTAATGGATCAATCCAAGTAGTTAAAGATGTAGGTATGAAAGATTATTTCTCTGGGGCAAGTCCAATTGTTTCTGGTGAACTAGGAGATGACTTTACGTACTACTATGCAACAAGTGAACAAACACCATCTTCAGTAGGTTTAGGTGTATTAGTGAACCCTGATAACTCAGTTAAAGCTGCAGGTGGATTTATTATACAAGTTATGCCTGGTGCTAAAGATGAAACTGTTACAAAATTAGAAAATGCTATTAATGAAATGGAACCTGTATCTAAATTAATCGAACAAGGTTTAACTCCGGAAGGTATACTTAATGAGATTTTAGGAGAAGATAACGTTCAAATTTTAGATACGACAACAGCACAATTTGAATGTAACTGTAGTCATGAGAAATTCTTAAACGCTATTAAAGGTCTAGGTGAAGCAGAAGTACAAAGTATGATTGATGAGGATCACGGAGCTGAAGCTGTGTGTCATTTCTGTGGAAATAAATACCAATATACTGAAAGTGAATTAGAAGATTTGTTAACAGCGATGAAATAA
- the ftsH gene encoding ATP-dependent zinc metalloprotease FtsH: MQKAFRNVLVIAIIGVIIFGLFSFLNGNGKTPKQLTYTQFVNKLDKGDLKSLEIQPEQNVYMVSGKTKNDEDYSSTILYNNEKDLQKITDTAKKQDDLKFKVKEEEKQSVFVSILSTLIPVLIIALLFIFFLSQAQGGGGGGRMMNFGKSKAKMYDSNKRRVRFSDVAGADEEKQELIEIVDFLKDNKKFKQMGSRIPKGVLLVGPPGTGKTLLARAVAGEAGAPFFSISGSDFVEMFVGVGASRVRDLFENAKKNAPCIIFIDEIDAVGRQRGAGVGGGHDEREQTLNQLLVEMDGFGENEGIIMIAATNRPDILDPALLRPGRFDRQIQVGRPDVKGREAILHVHSKNKPLDETVDLKAISQRTPGFSGADLENLLNEASLIAAREGKNKIDMRDIEEATDRVIAGPAKKSRVISEKERNIVAHHEAGHTIIGMVLDEAEVVHKVTIVPRGQAGGYAMMLPKQDRFLMTEPELLDKICGLLGGRVSEDINFGEVSTGASNDFERATQIARSMVTEYGMSKKLGPLQFSSSGGGQVFLGKDMQGEPNYSGQIAYEIDKEVQRIVKEQYERCKQILLEHQEQLKLIAKTLLTEETLVAEQIRALFYDGELPEVDYDAAKVVKDEDTDYSDGKYGKSYDDIRKEQLDEGDEKEKEDRKENRDIEHERRRQHNEDHDYKGQESDQDSDSDVTGHEQSPNIDKPYDPNNPDNRH, encoded by the coding sequence ATGCAGAAAGCTTTTCGCAATGTGCTAGTTATCGCAATTATAGGCGTTATTATATTTGGTCTATTTTCGTTCTTAAATGGTAACGGAAAAACACCAAAACAGCTTACATACACTCAATTTGTTAATAAGTTGGATAAAGGCGACTTAAAATCATTAGAAATCCAACCTGAACAAAATGTCTATATGGTAAGTGGTAAAACTAAAAATGATGAAGACTATTCATCAACAATTTTATATAACAATGAAAAAGACTTACAAAAGATCACTGATACAGCTAAGAAACAAGATGATCTAAAATTTAAAGTTAAAGAAGAAGAAAAACAAAGTGTCTTTGTTAGTATTTTATCAACACTGATTCCAGTATTAATCATTGCATTATTATTTATTTTCTTCCTTAGTCAAGCCCAAGGTGGTGGCGGCGGAGGTCGTATGATGAACTTTGGTAAATCCAAAGCAAAAATGTACGATAGTAACAAACGTCGCGTTCGTTTCTCAGATGTTGCAGGTGCTGACGAAGAGAAACAAGAATTAATCGAAATTGTAGATTTCTTAAAAGATAATAAGAAATTTAAGCAAATGGGATCTCGAATTCCTAAAGGTGTTTTACTTGTAGGACCTCCAGGTACCGGTAAAACTTTATTAGCACGTGCAGTTGCAGGGGAAGCTGGCGCACCATTCTTCTCTATTAGTGGTTCTGACTTCGTAGAGATGTTTGTCGGTGTCGGTGCAAGCCGTGTTCGTGATTTATTCGAAAATGCTAAGAAAAATGCACCATGTATTATTTTCATTGACGAAATTGATGCAGTAGGACGTCAACGTGGTGCTGGTGTTGGTGGCGGTCATGACGAACGTGAACAAACACTTAACCAATTATTAGTTGAAATGGATGGTTTCGGTGAAAATGAAGGTATTATCATGATTGCTGCAACTAACCGTCCAGATATCTTGGACCCAGCGTTATTACGTCCAGGTCGTTTCGACAGACAAATTCAAGTTGGTCGTCCGGACGTTAAAGGCCGTGAAGCCATTCTTCATGTACACTCTAAAAATAAACCACTTGATGAAACAGTAGACTTAAAAGCCATTTCACAAAGAACGCCAGGTTTTTCAGGTGCGGATTTAGAAAACTTACTTAACGAGGCTTCATTAATTGCTGCACGTGAAGGTAAAAATAAAATCGATATGCGTGATATAGAAGAGGCAACTGACCGAGTTATAGCCGGTCCAGCTAAGAAATCTCGAGTTATTTCTGAAAAAGAACGTAATATCGTTGCGCATCACGAAGCAGGACATACTATTATTGGTATGGTTCTTGATGAAGCTGAGGTCGTGCACAAAGTAACCATAGTCCCTCGTGGACAAGCTGGTGGTTACGCGATGATGTTACCTAAACAAGATCGTTTCTTAATGACTGAGCCAGAGTTACTTGATAAAATTTGTGGTTTACTTGGTGGACGTGTTTCTGAAGATATTAACTTCGGTGAAGTATCGACAGGTGCTTCCAATGACTTTGAACGTGCAACTCAAATTGCAAGATCAATGGTTACTGAATATGGTATGAGTAAGAAACTTGGACCGTTACAATTCTCTAGTAGCGGTGGTGGCCAAGTATTCCTTGGTAAAGATATGCAAGGAGAGCCTAACTATTCTGGACAAATTGCATACGAAATTGATAAAGAAGTGCAACGTATTGTTAAAGAACAATATGAACGTTGTAAACAAATCTTGTTAGAACATCAAGAACAACTTAAACTTATCGCTAAGACATTGCTTACTGAAGAAACGTTAGTTGCAGAACAAATACGTGCATTGTTCTATGACGGTGAATTACCTGAAGTAGATTATGATGCAGCTAAAGTTGTTAAAGATGAAGACACAGATTATAGTGACGGAAAATATGGTAAATCTTACGATGATATTCGTAAAGAACAGCTAGATGAAGGCGACGAGAAAGAAAAAGAAGATCGTAAAGAAAATCGTGATATCGAGCACGAAAGACGTCGACAACATAATGAAGACCACGATTATAAAGGTCAAGAGTCTGATCAAGACTCTGATTCTGATGTAACTGGTCATGAGCAGTCACCAAACATCGATAAACCATATGATCCAAATAATCCAGATAATAGACATTAA
- the hpt gene encoding hypoxanthine phosphoribosyltransferase: MHNDLKNVLLTEEDIQNICKELGAKITEDYKDRPLVCVGILKGSVMFMADLIKRIDTHLSIDFMDVSSYHGGTESTGEVQILKDLGSSIENKDVLIIEDILETGTTLKSITELLQSRKVSSLEIVTLLDKPNRRKADIEAKYVGKKIPDEFVIGYGLDYGELYRNLPYIGTLKPEVYSK; encoded by the coding sequence ATGCATAATGATTTAAAGAATGTTTTGTTAACTGAAGAAGACATTCAAAACATTTGTAAAGAATTAGGAGCGAAAATTACTGAGGACTATAAAGACCGTCCTCTAGTGTGTGTAGGTATTCTTAAAGGTTCAGTTATGTTTATGGCGGACCTTATCAAACGAATTGATACACACTTATCAATCGACTTTATGGATGTTTCAAGCTACCATGGTGGTACAGAATCAACAGGAGAAGTTCAAATTTTAAAGGATTTAGGTTCCTCTATAGAAAATAAAGATGTACTCATTATTGAAGATATTTTAGAAACAGGAACAACTTTAAAATCAATTACTGAATTGCTACAATCTCGTAAAGTAAGTTCTTTAGAAATTGTGACTTTATTGGATAAACCTAATCGACGTAAAGCTGACATTGAAGCAAAATATGTTGGTAAGAAAATTCCTGATGAATTTGTTATAGGTTATGGTTTAGATTATGGGGAATTATATAGAAATCTACCATACATTGGTACTTTAAAACCTGAGGTTTACTCTAAATAG
- the tilS gene encoding tRNA lysidine(34) synthetase TilS, whose product MKLNTQGWNNDAHIIVAVSTGIDSMTLLHSLLNQYRDTYKTLTCVHVNHGLRAQSVEEEIFLNEYCQKNQIKLYVKHLDLSKIVDKGNSIQNEARRLRYQWFGEVIRDLNADVLLTAHHLDDQLETILYRVLSGRSTRSSLGMSDISNYEDYLVCRPLLNIYKKDIINYQEKYQVPYFEDSSNQDTKYVRNDIRQRIIPSIDNNPFLDSHHLLKLKEWHDNELQLLKEHARYFVAHFVSKNDSVAGYTFSREAFNRLNPNVKTTVMDQLLEDIVTHSTISQKTYDEWFQQIQNEKSQFHIDITDKWIIQIAYDTLIIMAKLEDNINIKQNIMIDWPGLYQFNDYDICIKEHLPQTSYPLKVRARRNGDMFKLNGRNGHKKVSRLFIDQKIPAIEREQMPIVLTHLNEIVAIGELYVHEQFKDLITIKK is encoded by the coding sequence ATGAAGTTAAATACGCAAGGATGGAACAACGATGCACATATCATTGTCGCAGTTTCAACTGGCATTGATAGCATGACCTTATTACATAGTTTATTAAACCAGTACCGTGATACCTATAAAACATTGACCTGTGTACATGTTAATCATGGATTACGAGCGCAATCAGTTGAAGAAGAAATATTTTTAAACGAGTATTGTCAAAAAAATCAAATTAAATTATATGTTAAACATCTCGACTTATCTAAAATAGTTGATAAAGGAAATAGTATTCAAAATGAAGCGCGTCGATTGCGGTATCAGTGGTTTGGAGAAGTCATTCGTGATTTAAATGCAGATGTATTACTTACAGCGCATCATCTTGATGACCAACTTGAAACGATTCTTTATAGGGTGCTGAGTGGTCGTTCAACTAGAAGCTCATTAGGAATGTCTGATATCTCGAACTATGAAGATTACCTTGTGTGTCGTCCTTTGCTGAACATTTACAAAAAAGACATCATCAATTATCAAGAAAAGTATCAGGTTCCATATTTTGAAGATAGTTCTAATCAAGATACGAAATATGTTAGAAATGATATACGACAACGGATTATCCCAAGTATTGATAACAATCCGTTTCTTGATTCCCATCACTTGTTAAAGTTAAAGGAATGGCACGACAATGAACTACAATTGTTAAAAGAACATGCGCGTTACTTTGTCGCTCACTTTGTTTCTAAAAATGATAGCGTCGCGGGGTATACATTTTCAAGGGAAGCATTTAACCGACTTAATCCTAATGTTAAAACAACTGTGATGGATCAATTATTAGAGGATATAGTGACCCATTCAACTATTTCACAAAAAACGTATGACGAGTGGTTCCAACAAATCCAAAATGAAAAATCTCAATTTCATATCGATATTACAGATAAATGGATAATTCAAATTGCATATGATACATTAATAATAATGGCTAAATTAGAAGACAATATAAATATAAAGCAAAATATTATGATAGACTGGCCAGGACTATATCAATTTAACGACTATGATATATGTATTAAGGAACACTTACCTCAGACGTCTTACCCTCTTAAAGTTCGTGCGAGACGTAATGGAGATATGTTCAAATTAAACGGGAGAAATGGACATAAAAAAGTGAGTCGTTTATTCATAGATCAAAAAATTCCTGCAATTGAACGGGAACAAATGCCAATAGTACTAACCCATTTAAATGAAATAGTAGCAATAGGCGAATTATATGTTCATGAGCAGTTTAAAGATTTAATTACGATTAAAAAATGA
- a CDS encoding S1 domain-containing RNA-binding protein: MSIEVGNKLKGKVTGIKKFGAFVELPEGKSGLVHISEVADNYVENVEDHLSVGDEVEVKVLSIADDGKISLSIKKAKDRPRKPHHNNKSNHGRPAQKTEDFEKKLSNFLKDSEDKLTSIKRQTESRRGGKGSRR, encoded by the coding sequence ATGTCAATCGAAGTAGGAAACAAACTTAAAGGTAAAGTTACAGGTATCAAGAAATTTGGTGCATTTGTAGAATTACCTGAAGGAAAAAGTGGTTTAGTTCATATCAGTGAAGTGGCTGATAATTATGTTGAGAATGTCGAAGACCACTTATCAGTTGGTGACGAAGTTGAAGTAAAAGTATTATCAATTGCTGATGACGGTAAAATTAGTCTATCGATTAAAAAAGCTAAAGATCGTCCTCGTAAACCTCACCACAATAATAAATCTAATCATGGGAGACCAGCTCAAAAAACTGAAGACTTTGAGAAGAAATTAAGTAACTTCTTAAAAGACAGTGAAGATAAATTAACTTCTATTAAACGTCAAACAGAGTCTCGTCGTGGCGGTAAAGGCTCAAGACGTTAA
- the divIC gene encoding cell division protein DivIC, producing MSKKVENIGNQYTSQENKKKQRQKMKMRVVRRRITVFGGILLAIILILLVLLVIQRHSNDQDAVERKHKEAQFQKQQDEEIALKEKLNNLNDKDYIEKVARDDYYLSNKGEVIFRLPGDNKSSKSKSSDDDDN from the coding sequence ATGAGCAAAAAAGTGGAGAATATAGGTAATCAGTATACATCGCAAGAAAATAAGAAAAAGCAACGTCAAAAAATGAAGATGCGTGTTGTTCGAAGAAGAATTACCGTTTTTGGCGGTATACTTTTGGCAATTATACTGATTTTATTAGTATTGCTTGTCATTCAAAGACATAGTAACGATCAAGATGCGGTGGAACGAAAACACAAAGAAGCACAATTTCAAAAGCAACAAGATGAGGAAATTGCATTAAAAGAAAAATTAAACAACCTTAACGATAAAGATTACATCGAAAAAGTTGCTAGAGATGATTATTATTTAAGTAATAAAGGCGAAGTTATTTTTAGATTACCAGGTGATAATAAATCCTCTAAATCTAAATCATCCGACGATGACGATAATTAG
- a CDS encoding RNA-binding S4 domain-containing protein: MRLDKYLKVSRLVKRRTLAKEISDQGRVTVNGNVAKAGTDVKENDELVIRFGQKLVTVKVTGLNEHATKENAKGMYELIKEERIDEA, encoded by the coding sequence ATGAGATTAGATAAATATTTAAAGGTATCACGACTCGTTAAACGTCGTACGTTAGCTAAAGAAATTAGTGATCAAGGTCGTGTTACTGTTAACGGAAACGTAGCGAAGGCGGGGACGGACGTTAAAGAAAACGATGAACTCGTCATACGCTTCGGACAAAAACTAGTAACTGTTAAAGTTACAGGTTTAAATGAACATGCTACAAAAGAAAATGCAAAAGGCATGTATGAGTTGATAAAAGAAGAACGCATTGATGAAGCGTGA